A part of Myxococcus landrumus genomic DNA contains:
- a CDS encoding TIGR00730 family Rossman fold protein: MDVRSICVFCGSRPGNRPEYTEAAEQLGAELGRRGITLVYGGASVGLMGTVASAALAAGGKVVGVLPQFLGKRELAHLGLTEFIRVDSMHERKALMASRSDAFIALPGGFGTLDELFEITTWAQLGLHGKPMGLLDTRGFFQPLVALARHMAQEGFVPEEQAQPFAVSSSPSELVDRMMAGPTLKVTEKWLKRPEQT; the protein is encoded by the coding sequence ATGGACGTGCGCAGTATCTGTGTTTTCTGCGGTTCCCGGCCGGGCAACCGGCCTGAGTACACCGAGGCGGCCGAGCAGCTCGGCGCGGAGCTGGGCCGGAGGGGAATCACCCTCGTCTACGGCGGCGCCAGCGTGGGGCTGATGGGCACCGTGGCCTCCGCAGCCCTGGCCGCGGGTGGCAAGGTGGTGGGTGTGCTGCCCCAGTTCCTGGGCAAGCGGGAGCTCGCCCACCTGGGCCTCACGGAGTTCATCCGTGTGGACTCCATGCATGAGCGCAAGGCCCTCATGGCGTCGCGCTCGGATGCCTTCATCGCCCTGCCCGGCGGCTTCGGCACGCTGGATGAGCTGTTTGAAATCACCACCTGGGCGCAGCTCGGCCTGCACGGCAAGCCCATGGGCCTCTTGGATACGCGGGGATTCTTCCAGCCGCTGGTGGCCCTCGCGCGGCACATGGCGCAGGAGGGCTTCGTTCCCGAGGAGCAGGCCCAGCCCTTCGCGGTGAGCAGCTCACCGTCGGAGCTGGTGGACCGGATGATGGCCGGCCCCACGCTCAAGGTGACGGAGAAGTGGCTGAAGCGGCCTGAGCAGACGTGA
- a CDS encoding rhomboid family intramembrane serine protease, giving the protein MSSGPRHILDAPGGGPEARGPNHSFGTPPPPQAPQPRPWVCYAIIGLCVGVFALEEFGVLPSFSANRLPLGALFGPAVQEGQYWRLLTAAFEHGGILHLAFNMSVVVTLGFTLERGIGSLRFLGLSLVTALGASAFSLLFDFDKTMVGASGMILGWAGAMLPIATRQGRRELGIWLVQVAVLSLLPMVSWSGHLGGFLFGLPCGVAMRQGRRVYALALPIILFLTAVVALYAAHPERRGAF; this is encoded by the coding sequence ATGTCCTCCGGACCGCGACACATCCTCGACGCACCTGGTGGTGGGCCTGAAGCTCGAGGGCCGAACCATTCGTTCGGCACCCCTCCCCCGCCGCAGGCGCCGCAGCCCCGGCCTTGGGTCTGCTACGCCATCATCGGCCTCTGCGTCGGTGTGTTCGCGCTGGAGGAATTCGGCGTGCTGCCGTCGTTCAGCGCCAACAGGCTTCCCCTGGGGGCCCTGTTTGGCCCAGCGGTGCAGGAAGGACAGTACTGGCGGCTCCTGACGGCGGCCTTCGAGCACGGCGGCATCCTCCACCTCGCCTTCAACATGTCCGTGGTGGTGACGCTGGGCTTCACACTGGAGCGAGGCATCGGCAGCCTGCGCTTCCTGGGCCTGTCGCTCGTCACCGCGCTGGGTGCGTCCGCGTTCTCGCTGCTCTTCGACTTCGACAAGACGATGGTCGGGGCCTCGGGGATGATTCTGGGATGGGCCGGCGCCATGCTCCCCATCGCCACGCGGCAAGGACGGCGCGAGCTGGGCATCTGGTTGGTGCAGGTGGCCGTGCTCAGCCTGCTTCCCATGGTGAGCTGGTCCGGCCACCTGGGAGGATTCCTCTTCGGCCTGCCGTGCGGAGTCGCGATGCGGCAGGGGCGGCGGGTGTACGCACTCGCGCTGCCCATCATCCTCTTCCTCACAGCAGTGGTGGCGCTCTACGCAGCCCACCCGGAACGACGCGGAGCCTTCTGA
- the nadB gene encoding L-aspartate oxidase: MPHRFDFLVLGGGVAGLSFALQAARHGTVAVLTKRERGESNTAYAQGGIASVLAPTDSFDAHIEDTLVAGAGICHKDAVEVTVREGPERIRELVTLGAEFNRNTSGEFHLTREGGHSERRIIHAGDITGREVQRALLAKCDETPNITFFSNTAAIDLILDRRQPRSGANRCLGAYALLESGVIERFIARVTVLATGGAGKVYLYTSNPDVATGDGVAMAYRAGAQVANMEFYQFHPTCLYHPEAKSFLISEALRGEGGKLRLKGGQTFMERYHPLGALAPRDVVARAIDAEMKRTGDECVYLDMTHMGRAFLTERFPNIYATCKAFNIDMAVQPIPVVPAAHYQCGGVVTDLHGRTSVPGLYAIGEVSCTGLHGANRLASNSLLEGLVFGQRAVDATVAELASLPTPHEDPPEWDPGSAVESDESVVVTHNWDEIRRLMWNYVGIVRTDKRLMRARRRLELLREEIRDYYWRFKVTRDVIELRNIADVALLIVDCASRRKESRGLHFTLDYPHTDDHHWLRDTILSREL; encoded by the coding sequence ATGCCCCATCGGTTCGACTTCCTCGTCCTGGGCGGCGGAGTTGCGGGCCTCTCGTTCGCCCTCCAGGCCGCTCGCCATGGCACCGTGGCCGTGCTGACCAAGCGCGAGCGAGGCGAGAGCAACACCGCCTACGCCCAGGGTGGCATCGCCAGCGTGCTCGCCCCCACCGACTCGTTCGATGCGCACATCGAGGACACCCTCGTGGCGGGCGCGGGCATCTGCCACAAGGACGCGGTGGAAGTGACGGTGCGCGAGGGGCCCGAGCGCATCCGCGAGCTGGTGACGCTGGGCGCCGAGTTCAACCGCAACACCTCCGGCGAGTTCCACCTGACGCGCGAGGGTGGGCACTCCGAGCGCCGCATCATCCACGCGGGCGACATCACCGGCCGCGAGGTGCAGCGCGCCCTGCTGGCGAAGTGTGACGAGACGCCCAACATCACCTTCTTCTCCAACACCGCCGCCATCGACCTCATCCTGGACCGGCGCCAGCCCCGCTCCGGTGCGAACCGGTGCCTGGGCGCGTACGCGCTGCTGGAGAGCGGCGTCATCGAGCGCTTCATCGCGCGGGTGACGGTGCTGGCCACGGGCGGCGCGGGCAAGGTGTACCTGTACACGTCGAATCCGGACGTGGCCACGGGCGACGGCGTGGCCATGGCGTACCGCGCGGGCGCGCAGGTGGCGAACATGGAGTTCTACCAGTTCCACCCCACCTGCCTGTACCACCCGGAGGCCAAGAGCTTCCTCATCAGCGAGGCCCTGCGCGGCGAGGGCGGCAAGCTCCGGCTCAAGGGCGGGCAGACCTTCATGGAGCGCTATCACCCGCTGGGCGCGCTGGCCCCGCGCGACGTGGTGGCGCGCGCCATCGACGCGGAGATGAAGCGCACCGGCGACGAGTGCGTGTACCTGGACATGACGCACATGGGCCGGGCCTTCCTCACCGAGCGCTTCCCCAACATCTACGCCACCTGCAAGGCCTTCAACATCGACATGGCCGTGCAGCCCATCCCCGTCGTCCCCGCGGCCCACTATCAGTGCGGCGGTGTGGTGACGGACCTGCACGGGCGCACGTCGGTGCCGGGGCTGTACGCCATCGGCGAGGTGTCCTGCACGGGACTGCATGGCGCCAACCGGCTCGCGTCCAACTCGCTCCTCGAAGGACTCGTGTTCGGCCAGCGCGCGGTGGACGCCACGGTCGCGGAGCTGGCCTCGCTGCCCACGCCGCACGAGGACCCGCCGGAGTGGGACCCGGGCAGCGCGGTGGAGTCCGACGAGAGCGTCGTCGTCACCCACAACTGGGACGAGATTCGTCGGCTCATGTGGAACTACGTCGGCATCGTCCGCACGGACAAGCGGCTGATGCGTGCGCGCCGGCGGCTGGAGTTGTTGCGCGAGGAGATTCGCGACTACTACTGGCGCTTCAAGGTGACTCGCGACGTCATCGAGCTGCGCAACATCGCCGACGTGGCGCTGCTCATCGTCGACTGCGCCAGCCGCCGCAAGGAGAGCCGCGGCCTGCACTTCACCCTCGACTATCCCCACACCGACGACCACCACTGGCTGCGTGACACCATCCTTTCCCGGGAGCTGTGA
- a CDS encoding lytic transglycosylase domain-containing protein translates to MRAIPALLLTVLAFPLWAGASESIYRYVEKDGTIVYTNVPPTGSKAAKKMKGSFAQAPAKSAPVVGRSRTPPDLDPHIAAAALRYRIPTALVRAIMHAESNFNPNALSHKGASGLMQLMPGTASDMYVKDIFDERDNIEGGVRYLRVLANMFDGDMVKMIAAYNAGPDAVKRYGGKVPPYEETQGYVRKVLQLYYHYKERERPADGGPREPNFQNDDAREGAGGDEPR, encoded by the coding sequence ATGCGTGCCATTCCCGCGCTTCTCCTGACCGTGCTGGCCTTCCCGCTGTGGGCGGGAGCGTCCGAGTCCATCTACCGGTACGTGGAGAAGGACGGGACCATCGTCTACACGAACGTCCCGCCGACGGGCTCCAAGGCGGCGAAGAAGATGAAGGGCTCCTTCGCCCAGGCCCCCGCGAAGAGCGCGCCGGTGGTGGGGCGCTCGCGCACGCCGCCGGACCTGGATCCGCACATCGCCGCGGCGGCGCTGCGCTACCGCATCCCGACGGCGCTGGTGCGCGCCATCATGCATGCGGAGAGCAACTTCAACCCGAACGCGCTGAGCCACAAGGGCGCCAGCGGGCTGATGCAGCTCATGCCGGGGACGGCGTCGGACATGTACGTGAAGGACATCTTCGACGAACGCGACAACATCGAGGGCGGGGTGCGCTATCTGCGTGTGCTCGCCAACATGTTCGACGGCGACATGGTGAAGATGATTGCCGCCTACAACGCGGGCCCGGACGCGGTGAAGCGCTACGGCGGCAAGGTGCCCCCTTACGAAGAGACGCAGGGGTACGTCCGCAAGGTGCTCCAGCTCTACTACCACTACAAGGAGCGCGAGCGGCCCGCCGACGGCGGTCCCCGTGAGCCCAACTTCCAGAATGACGACGCGCGTGAAGGGGCGGGCGGAGACGAGCCCCGCTGA
- a CDS encoding tetratricopeptide repeat protein: MTTRVKGRAETSPADDEFLQQLQRGGELLAANKVIESKEFLERAHQLQPRNEKAQNLLGLCYFKLGLFDRAAELYEMLVRDNPVDPTLRVNLGLVYLKTNALQRAVREFETATDLSPEHQKAQNYLGLALAQMGEYGRAREHFLLAGSDAMADKMSRAIAGENFSKPTPAPVTPAARVDVPPPAPAPAQEKAMPPDEALPEEEIRFAEDEGPSALTESDGGPVLTATPEEVEVESSAPAAAPEPVRDAATVPTPVPLTKVQLTKVAARVAPVTAAPILAKLAPSVVLEAERSRGAFIQGEGTFSLVVDGELLTRLEGMVALQGQLAFQPEMKRFRGRATDKPFGEGSARMVRARGKGVLHLEPAEHREFFAVDLGEDSAYFRDENVFAFEEPVMFENGRVPSDIAPDLDLVHLRGQGQVLLSLPGPLRSVVVRPEAPVTVPLTHLVGWQGNLTPRVVSLLKSPTGETLRTAVELGGEGFALISLAVR; the protein is encoded by the coding sequence ATGACGACGCGCGTGAAGGGGCGGGCGGAGACGAGCCCCGCTGACGACGAATTCCTCCAGCAGCTCCAGCGCGGTGGCGAGCTGCTGGCCGCCAACAAGGTCATCGAGTCGAAGGAGTTCCTGGAGCGTGCCCACCAGCTCCAACCTCGCAACGAGAAAGCGCAGAACCTGCTTGGGCTCTGCTACTTCAAGCTGGGCCTGTTCGACCGCGCGGCCGAGCTCTACGAGATGCTGGTGCGCGACAACCCGGTGGACCCGACGCTGAGGGTCAACCTGGGCCTGGTGTACCTGAAGACCAACGCGCTCCAGCGCGCGGTGCGCGAGTTCGAGACGGCCACGGACCTGTCCCCCGAGCACCAGAAGGCCCAGAACTACCTGGGCCTGGCGCTCGCGCAGATGGGCGAGTACGGCCGCGCGCGTGAGCACTTCCTGCTCGCGGGCAGCGACGCGATGGCCGACAAGATGTCTCGCGCCATCGCCGGCGAGAACTTCTCGAAGCCCACGCCCGCACCGGTGACGCCCGCCGCGCGAGTGGACGTCCCGCCTCCCGCGCCCGCACCAGCTCAAGAGAAGGCGATGCCTCCCGACGAGGCGCTGCCCGAAGAGGAGATTCGCTTCGCCGAGGACGAAGGCCCCAGCGCGCTGACCGAAAGCGATGGCGGGCCGGTGCTCACGGCGACGCCCGAAGAGGTGGAGGTGGAGTCGTCCGCGCCCGCAGCGGCGCCAGAGCCCGTGCGCGACGCGGCCACGGTTCCCACTCCAGTGCCACTGACCAAGGTGCAGCTCACCAAGGTCGCCGCCCGGGTTGCTCCCGTCACCGCGGCGCCCATCCTGGCGAAGCTCGCGCCCTCGGTGGTGCTGGAGGCGGAGCGTTCGAGGGGGGCCTTCATCCAGGGCGAGGGCACGTTCAGCCTCGTGGTGGATGGGGAGCTGCTCACGCGGCTGGAGGGGATGGTGGCGCTCCAGGGCCAGCTCGCATTCCAGCCGGAGATGAAGCGGTTCCGGGGCAGGGCGACGGACAAGCCCTTTGGTGAAGGCTCGGCCCGGATGGTACGGGCGCGAGGCAAGGGCGTGCTCCACCTGGAGCCGGCCGAGCATCGCGAGTTCTTCGCGGTGGACCTGGGTGAGGACTCCGCCTACTTCCGGGACGAGAACGTCTTCGCCTTCGAGGAGCCGGTGATGTTCGAGAACGGCCGGGTGCCGTCGGACATCGCGCCGGACCTGGACCTGGTCCACCTGCGAGGGCAGGGGCAGGTGCTGTTGAGCCTGCCGGGGCCGCTCCGCTCGGTGGTGGTGCGTCCGGAGGCTCCGGTGACGGTGCCGCTGACGCACCTGGTGGGCTGGCAGGGCAACCTCACACCCCGCGTCGTGTCGCTGCTCAAATCCCCGACCGGAGAGACCTTGCGCACGGCGGTGGAGCTGGGGGGTGAAGGTTTTGCCCTCATCTCCCTCGCGGTTCGCTAG
- the pgsA gene encoding CDP-diacylglycerol--glycerol-3-phosphate 3-phosphatidyltransferase gives MATDRASRKQRKREERARRRAERKPSVLVQEFWNLPNMLTLGRIFLIPPFVWLMYDADPLSSLLAGLVFAAAAITDVVDGYLARKWNLITVVGKFMDPLADKLIAMAALVMMVRLGRIAAWVVIVLLARELIVSGLRTIAASEGMVIAAGQEGKWKTSLQLVGIISLCVHYVHPLTLGSFSTPVDYNLVGKVLVYLSGAFSVWSAVVYFRAFLAMLAKRGDEAPVAKSV, from the coding sequence ATGGCCACGGACCGAGCGAGCCGCAAGCAGCGCAAGCGGGAGGAGCGGGCGCGCCGACGCGCGGAGCGCAAGCCCAGCGTGTTGGTGCAGGAGTTCTGGAACCTCCCCAACATGCTGACGCTGGGGCGCATCTTCCTCATCCCCCCGTTCGTCTGGCTCATGTACGACGCCGACCCGCTGAGCTCATTGCTCGCGGGCCTGGTCTTCGCCGCCGCCGCCATCACCGACGTGGTGGATGGCTACCTGGCGCGCAAGTGGAACCTCATCACCGTCGTCGGCAAGTTCATGGATCCGCTGGCCGACAAGCTCATCGCCATGGCCGCGCTGGTGATGATGGTCCGCCTGGGGCGCATCGCCGCGTGGGTCGTCATCGTCCTGCTGGCGCGTGAGCTCATCGTCAGCGGGCTGCGCACCATCGCCGCGAGCGAGGGCATGGTCATCGCGGCGGGGCAGGAGGGGAAGTGGAAGACGTCCCTTCAGCTCGTCGGCATCATCTCGCTGTGCGTCCACTACGTGCACCCGCTCACGCTCGGCTCGTTCAGCACGCCCGTGGACTACAACCTCGTGGGCAAGGTGCTCGTCTACTTGTCCGGCGCGTTCTCCGTCTGGAGCGCGGTCGTCTACTTCCGAGCGTTCCTCGCGATGCTCGCGAAGCGAGGCGACGAGGCACCGGTTGCGAAAAGTGTTTGA
- a CDS encoding ABC transporter permease: protein MIRLVRELYQYRGLLLSLVQRELKARYRGSFLGFLWTFLNPTLHMMVYALLFTVVMRQNIPSFPYFMFVGLLPWLWFSSSLGGGASAISDRRDLMTKVRFPAQVLPTTVVLTNLSNYLLSLPLMVGLGLFYGQTPTWHILAFPVVVAIQLVFTLALTYILAAINVTFRDLQHIVNNLLTMWFFMTPVLYPISTIKDDPLRDVVMTLNPMSSLLVSYQAIFYEHRWPDPGPLAALAVFSLVLMWGASSIFESRREDFAESI, encoded by the coding sequence ATGATTCGCCTCGTCCGAGAACTCTACCAATACCGTGGACTGCTCCTGAGCCTCGTGCAGCGCGAGCTCAAGGCACGCTACCGGGGGTCGTTCCTCGGGTTCCTTTGGACGTTCTTGAACCCCACGCTGCACATGATGGTGTACGCGCTGCTGTTCACCGTCGTGATGCGGCAGAACATCCCCAGCTTCCCGTACTTCATGTTCGTGGGGTTGCTGCCGTGGCTCTGGTTCTCCTCGTCGCTGGGGGGCGGCGCGAGCGCCATCAGCGACCGGCGAGACCTGATGACGAAGGTCCGCTTCCCGGCGCAGGTGTTGCCCACGACGGTGGTGTTGACGAACCTGAGCAACTACTTGTTGTCGCTGCCGCTGATGGTGGGGCTGGGGCTGTTCTACGGGCAGACGCCCACGTGGCACATCCTGGCGTTCCCCGTGGTGGTCGCCATCCAGCTCGTCTTCACCCTGGCACTCACCTATATCCTGGCCGCCATCAACGTGACGTTCCGGGACCTGCAACACATCGTCAACAACCTGCTGACGATGTGGTTCTTCATGACGCCGGTGCTGTACCCCATCTCCACCATCAAGGACGACCCGTTGCGTGATGTGGTGATGACGCTGAACCCGATGTCCAGCCTGCTCGTCTCCTACCAGGCTATCTTCTACGAGCACCGGTGGCCGGACCCGGGGCCCTTGGCGGCGTTGGCCGTCTTCTCGTTGGTGCTCATGTGGGGCGCCTCGAGCATCTTTGAATCCCGCCGCGAAGACTTCGCGGAATCCATCTGA
- a CDS encoding ABC transporter ATP-binding protein, with the protein MQEPLDAIVMRDVVKRFRKRTIRGEYTTFKSELMRWLRGQRTPREAGLITALRGINLSVPRGKTVGIIGRNGSGKSTLLKLITGIYAPTSGVMEINGRISALLDLGAGFHPDFSGRENILINGIILGMSRAEVRARMDDIIAFSELGEFIDEPVRTYSSGMYMRLAFAVATHVDPDILIIDEILAVGDEHFSKKSVAKMTEFKRQGKTIVLVTHDLATVERWCDLAIWIDGGYVRRVGRPSEIVAEYRQAIALAEAQSVAFTPPALTEGGGALPEVHSVVGGDSPVRIAGLRLVDASGGEAQNLSPDMGVEVCVDFSARGGCEDVEFEVSLQTPDGRPLYETSTRLEAVPLPRELPPSGRMRLVLERLGLLAGTYVLVVTARTAGGVSTERRSFEVSSNVAERGVFRPAHHWVVEPVPVPVESALAGGGHP; encoded by the coding sequence ATGCAGGAACCCCTCGACGCCATTGTCATGCGCGATGTCGTGAAGCGCTTCCGGAAGCGGACCATCCGGGGCGAATACACGACATTCAAATCCGAGCTCATGCGCTGGTTGCGCGGCCAGCGCACGCCTCGCGAAGCGGGGCTCATCACCGCGCTTCGCGGCATCAACCTCAGCGTCCCCCGTGGCAAGACGGTCGGCATCATCGGCCGCAATGGCTCGGGAAAGAGCACGCTGCTGAAGCTCATCACCGGCATCTATGCGCCCACCTCGGGTGTCATGGAGATCAACGGCCGCATCTCCGCGCTGTTGGACCTGGGCGCGGGCTTCCATCCGGACTTCTCCGGCAGGGAGAACATCCTCATCAACGGCATCATCCTCGGAATGTCGCGCGCGGAAGTGCGGGCGAGGATGGACGACATCATCGCCTTCAGTGAGCTGGGCGAGTTCATCGATGAGCCGGTGCGCACCTACTCCAGCGGCATGTACATGCGGCTGGCGTTCGCGGTGGCCACGCACGTGGACCCGGACATCCTCATCATCGACGAGATCCTCGCCGTGGGCGACGAGCACTTCAGCAAGAAGAGCGTCGCCAAGATGACGGAGTTCAAGCGTCAGGGGAAAACCATCGTCCTGGTGACGCATGACCTGGCCACGGTGGAGCGCTGGTGCGACCTGGCCATCTGGATTGACGGTGGCTATGTGCGCCGGGTCGGACGCCCCTCGGAGATTGTCGCCGAGTACCGGCAGGCCATCGCCCTGGCGGAGGCCCAGTCGGTGGCCTTCACCCCTCCGGCACTGACGGAGGGCGGAGGCGCGCTGCCAGAGGTCCACTCGGTGGTGGGCGGCGACTCCCCCGTGCGCATCGCTGGCCTGCGGCTGGTGGATGCCTCGGGTGGGGAGGCGCAGAACCTGTCGCCGGACATGGGCGTGGAGGTCTGTGTGGACTTCTCCGCCCGCGGTGGCTGCGAGGACGTGGAGTTCGAAGTGTCGCTCCAGACGCCGGATGGCCGCCCGCTCTACGAGACGAGCACCCGGCTGGAGGCGGTGCCGTTGCCCCGTGAGCTGCCGCCGTCGGGGCGGATGCGCCTGGTGTTGGAGCGCCTGGGTTTGCTGGCCGGTACGTATGTCCTGGTGGTGACGGCGCGGACCGCGGGTGGGGTGTCCACGGAGCGGCGCTCGTTCGAGGTGAGCTCGAACGTGGCTGAGCGCGGGGTGTTCCGTCCGGCGCACCACTGGGTGGTGGAGCCTGTCCCGGTGCCGGTGGAGTCCGCGCTCGCGGGTGGTGGTCACCCCTGA